From Scleropages formosus chromosome 1, fSclFor1.1, whole genome shotgun sequence, a single genomic window includes:
- the akap12b gene encoding A-kinase anchor protein 12b isoform X2 yields MLGTITLTVGQTDSVSQKDDGPETVEPLQEVEAPQVNEEKKEEEILDANEVTSKDKMEEEERKQDEASEVGFKKIFRFVGFKFTLKKDKTEKTEPVQLLTVKKEEGEPSSSDEPGETKEEESKGEGSAEEAKEEGAVEEAKEEGAVEEAKEAGVVEEAKEAGAAEEAKEAGAAEEAKEAGAAEEAKEDGAAEEAKEDGAVEEAKTQGATEEPKAEDSVKELALQDKEDAHEKLLAEEQAAECSAVADIVNDKASDQMAGTQELTQEATSDKEAESQGESPTSPPVQATQSPLRRFFTQGIFSNLRKKASFKKPREEEPPKEIKVEEEIKEAEETTETAAEEAEETNKQEMPEAQEEPLTTPEDTKTEDVAEQGATIEQKEDEIKAEVKVDIDVTEPTPADATVTLPVESSGDIVSTEGKAEDTPEGKTSTEDVPATIITEAELLSSQEKAKTQGSPLKKLLTGTGLKKLSSKKQKAKKEAEAKLTESGEQVSEQLQSSTESAEGQKGESSPSSPEESAEHVIGESGQAEAGPENESDAVTSDGERKKDGILPWASFKKLVTPKKRVKRSSESEDEGTEKPKSATLSSTDSAAEKQEEPKPTEEEQKTEVMTEEPKKKMDTSVSWEALICVGSSKKRARKTSDSDDEAPKIEEEAQTSGEEHGKTAESPLGSSQEADHENLSSPEQAGSPSEADGVSTWESLKRFVTPKRKVKTEDKVEELTGTTMTEQIPSDSEIPKEESSFSLKKLIPGRKKKKSDGKQDQVSSDEAGKDKGSAEEDSDTPAVVPLSEYESEQAEQVELTPKDKVEAVEKKTEIPEVQESKPGVPTAEAETVKSSGVVPTAGAHVKADIDERSPSWISPSAVEDLQEATECITKQPLSDIPEEGDTIATPKSTAEEGSRDDTIAEDIIELSSEAVTAVEQVPEVSFTEETTEMLSAVSRLTESPGTSGDMTPVQGEYEIEKTEVIVQEVVQTISAIQNVQSVTVSDVHREAVAVSSTPQVMESATKEKTVVLEPHLKSEAVAICTGLETQEIESAEEKTLQTSVESLTEVEEVLSTEIVVEDKTEKCEVAGVGEEHIFAAEVLEIKSEFRDPEPMTKIKETPKQVEINVETASEVQEDEVLLMGEVKDIPDPEFANVLQEQKAINVALVNLVLGETEVLEEPVVAENTPKTETEGPLETKLEESVCAESADVTEVASLEANKVQEFEGTKEDVADIEHAPLEEVVQCVVQEVTASMPEPPTSEPTEVQEAPIAVVAPATEISMSKEMVAIITPLSESVPMETADIKDEAPMERISSLKFADDHEVQVKQKEIDMLNMKPAVEADIEVASTTFSATVEDVCEKVENLNVMEAEQVKEQKITEEHSTTTVHLIIQNVVEDIEKPTKTETTQVQDTPSMESSLAEETSPTTTMKDKTLQDTAVHKKPEDAEPQVEEKADTEKTEDEHAQQVPAEEVKEAVVDSKMTEESLMSTVAEQHVKMVLEAVQVETMDTVQFKTAEECVVPVGIHQEDVSVQSPFKNKQEIDEMAQDGEMKVKKQQKVEKEGMEIHEKAKGEEADKAWSQEEKKPMVDIREKTESEEGKSQVEAEPKKPVRLAESVVAQESQEPEAVEATAVVTTGQKLICPTLTTHPVEKEEVVVQEESIKVETGPAPVAETQDVASDMVSDEPEEVEKVLKDTDEEVQLEATAVVTTVEILLCPAQALEEKVVTQEESTMVETEPESTSKTQTEESKAVSEEPKETEKEQHEATAVVTTIQTLVCPALPTQTVEKEEVAPQEKSTVVETEPESTSKTQMDESKAVSEKPKEAEKQEEQHEATAVVTTVQTLVCPALPTQTVEKEEVVPQKKSTVVETEPESTSKTQTEESKAISEEPKETEEEEQHEATAVVTTVQTLVCTALPTQTVEKEEVVPQEKSTVVETEPESTSKTQVDESKTVSEKPKETEKEKHEATAVVTTVQTLVCPALPTQTVEKEEVVPQEKSTVVETEPESTSKTQVDESKTVSEKPKETEKEKHEATAVVTTVQTLVCPALPTQTVEKEEVVPQEKSTVVETEPESTSKAQVDELKAASEKPEEDDQLEATAEVTAVQTSPGKTQADTGKDSDIPTKAADVKKEERTDQESAEKVKIQSAVVYAKGKVEVSEPEVIDHCESVEIVQMEAAVEFAVQTGKIQVEKGGAGSSTEPSSKDEVASADCKEAEHQKPEPSAGDKDACKLPKSEEARHQESLAGDAPGREVSAQNGTSSQPEGKDKSEEKGHASTESREEAKSKGEEVGEGQLATTAEAAGAAAVGEKAAELTLLKEALEITGDVLLETVSEIESVSSELTAAS; encoded by the coding sequence ttgGACAGACGGACTCCGTGTCCCAGAAGGATGATGGGCCAGAAACGGTGGAGCCGCTACAGGAGGTAGAGGCTCCACAGGTGaatgaggagaagaaggaggaagagatACTTGATGCTAATGAGGTGACGTCAAAGGACAAGATGGAAGAGGAGGAGCGAAAACAAGATGAAGCCAGTGAGGTTGGATTCAAGAAGATCTTCCGATTTGTTGGATTCAAGTTCACTCTGAAAAAGGACAAAACCGAGAAGACTGAGCCAGTGCAGCTGCTGACAGTAAAAAAGGAGGAGGGTGAGCCAAGCAGTTCCGATGAGCCTGGGGAGACCAAGGAGGAAGAATCCAAGGGAGAAGGTTCTGCTGAAGAGGCTAAGGAAGAAGGTGCTGTTGAGGAGGCCAAGGAAGAGGGTGCTGTTGAGGAGGCCAAGGAGGCTGGTGTTGTTGAGGAGGCCAAGGAGGCTGGTGCTGCTGAGGAGGCCAAGGAGGCTGGTGCTGCTGAGGAGGCCAAAGAGGCTGGTGCTGCTGAGGAGGCCAAGGAGGATGGTGCTGCTGAGGAGGCCAAGGAGGATGGTGCTGTTGAGGAAGCAAAGACACAGGGCGCTACTGAGGAGCCGAAGGCAGAAGATTCTGTCAAAGAACTCGCGCTACAAGACAAAGAGGATGCTCAtgagaagctgctggctgaAGAGCAAGCTGCCGAGTGTTCTGCAGTTGCAGACATAGTCAATGACAAAGCCTCAGATCAGATGGCGGGAACCCAGGAACTCACCCAGGAGGCCACCTCTGACAAAGAGGCAGAGTCACAGGGCGAGTCCCCAACCAGTCCTCCTGTCCAGGCGACACAGTCCCCTTTAAGGAGATTCTTCACACAAGGCATCTTCTCAAATTTGCGAAAGAAGGCAAGTTTTAAAAAGCCCAGAGAAGAGGAGCCACCAAAAGAGATTAAGGTTGAAGAGGAAATAAAGGAAGCTGAGGAAACCACCGAAACTGCAgctgaggaagcagaggagACAAATAAGCAGGAGATGCCAGAAGCTCAAGAGGAACCACTAACTACTCCAGAAGATACCAAGACAGAAGATGTGGCAGAACAAGGTGCAACCATAGAGCAAAAGGAGGACGAGATTAAAGCTGAGGTTAAGGTGGACATTGATGTCACTGAGCCCACCCCAGCAGATGCAACAGTAACTCTTCCAGTTGAAAGTAGTGGTGACATTGTATCCACAGAGGGAAAAGCAGAAGATACCCCTGAAGGAAAAACAAGTACAGAGGATGTTCCTGCTACAATAATCACTGAGGCTGAACTTCTGTCTTCACAAGAAAAAGCCAAGACTCAAGGAAGTCCACTTAAAAAACTCCTCACAGGAACAGGCTTAAAGAAACTAtcttccaaaaaacaaaaagcaaagaaagaggCTGAGGCAAAGCTGACAGAATCTGGTGAACAAGTTTCCGAGCAACTCCAGTCATCCACCGAATCCGCAGAAGGCCAGAAGGGAGAGagctctccttcttctccagaGGAGTCAGCAGAGCATGTTATTGGGGAATCTGGCCAAGCAGAAGCAGGtcctgaaaatgaaagtgatgcAGTCACCTCTGATGGAGAGAGGAAGAAGGATGGAATTCTTCCTTGGGCCTCCTTCAAGAAGTTGGTGACACCAAAGAAACGTGTCAAAAGGTCTTCGGAAAGTGAGGATGAGGGGACAGAAAAGCCCAAATCTGCCACACTATCCTCCACAGACAGTGCTGCGGAGAAGCAGGAAGAGCCCAAACCTActgaggaagagcagaagacaGAAGTCATGACAGAagaaccaaaaaagaaaatggataCATCTGTGTCTTGGGAAGCCTTGATATGTGTTGGATCTTCCAAGAAGAGAGCAAGGAAAACCTCTGATTCTGATGACGAGGCACCAAAAATAGAAGAGGAAGCTCAGACATCAGGAGAGGAACATGGAAAAACCGCAGAATCACCACTTGGAAGTTCCCAAGAAGCAGATCATGAAAACCTGTCCTCTCCAGAGCAGGCCGGGAGTCCATCGGAAGCAGATGGAGTGTCCACCTGGGAATCGCTAAAAAGATTCGTCACCCCTAAACGGAAAGTTAAGACAGAGGACAAGGTTGAGGAACTAACTGGTACCACCATGACTGAGCAGATACCTTCTGACAGTGAAATTCCCAAGGAGGAATCCTCCTTCTCGCTCAAGAAGCTAATTCCTGGGCGGAAGAAAAAGAAGTCAGATGGGAAGCAGGATCAGGTGTCATCTGACGAGGCAGGAAAAGATAAGGGGTCGGCAGAGGAGGACTCGGACACACCTGCCGTGGTTCCCCTGTCCGAGTACGAATCTGAACAGGCCGAACAAGTTGAACTTACACCAAAGGACAAGGTGGAAGCTGttgaaaagaaaactgaaatccCTGAGGTTCAAGAGTCAAAGCCAGGGGTACCCACTGCAGAGGCTGAGACAGTGAAGTCTAGTGGTGTAGTGCCTACTGCAGGAGCTCACGTCAAAGCTGATATTGATGAACGATCACCATCTTGGATATCACCCTCAGCTGTGGAGGACCTTCAGGAGGCAACAGAATGCATAACCAAACAGCCATTGAGTGATATACCTGAAGAAGGGGACACCATTGCCACTCCCAAATCTACCGCTGAAGAAGGTTCCAGAGATGACACGATAGCTGAGGACATCATAGAACTATCTTCAGAGGCAGTGACAGCTGTGGAGCAAGTCCCTGAAGTGTCCTTTACTGAAGAGACTACCGAAATGCTTTCGGCTGTCTCACGACTAACAGAATCCCCTGGGACATCTGGCGACATGACTCCAGTACAGGGAGAGTATGAAATTGAGAAAACGGAAGTCATCGTGCAAGAAGTAGTGCAAACGATCAGCGCAATACAAAACGTTCAGTCGGTGACAGTGTCGGACGTGCACCGGGAAGCTGTTGCCGTTTCCAGCACCCCACAAGTGATGGAGTCTGCCACAAAAGAGAAGACGGTGGTTTTAGAGCCCCATCTTAAATCTGAAGCTGTTGCTATTTGCACGGGTCTTGAAACTCAGGAAATTGAATCTGCAGAGGAGAAGACACTGCAGACCTCTGTGGAAAGCCTCACTGAGGTGGAAGAGGTTCTGTCCACAGAAATTGTGGTTGAGGATAAGACTGAGAAATGTGAAGTGGCAGGTGTTGGAGAAGAGCACATCTTTGCTGCTGAAGTCCTGGAGATCAAATCTGAATTTAGGGATCCAGAGCCAATGACTAAAATAAAAGAGACACCAAAACAGGTGGAAATCAATGTGGAAACAGCAAGTGAAGTGCAAGAAGATGAAGTTTTACTAATGGGGGAAGTTAAAGACATACCAGATCCTGAATTTGCAAATGTCCTACAAGAACAAAAAGCCATCAATGTAGCGTTAGTCAATTTAGTGTTGGGTGAGACTGAAGTACTGGAAGAACCCGTAGTGGCAGAGAACACACCAAAGACTGAGACTGAAGGTCCATTAGAAACAAAGCTAGAGGAGTCTGTCTGTGCTGAGTCTGCTGATGTCACTGAAGTCGCCTCTTTGGAGGCAAATAAAGTGCAGGAATTTGAAGGTACGAAGGAGGATGTTGCTGATATTGAGCATGCTCCTTTGGAAGAAGTGGTCCAGTGTGTGGTACAAGAAGTAACTGCCTCAATGCCTGAGCCACCTACAAGTGAACCCACAGAAGTCCAAGAGGCTCCCATTGCTGTTGTGGCACCAGCAACAGAAATCTCAATGTCTAAAGAGATGGTTGCCATCATTACCCCTCTTTCTGAGTCAGTTCCCATGGAGACTGCCGATATCAAGGATGAGGCACCAATGGAAAGAATTTCATCactgaagttcgcagatgacCATGAGGTCCAGGTTAAACAGAAGGAGATAGATATGCTAAACATGAAACCAGCTGTTGAGGCAGATATTGAGGTAGCTTCAACCACCTTTAGTGCTACAGTGGAGGATGTTTGTGAGAAAGTGGAGAACCTTAATGTAATGGAAGCAGAGCAggtgaaagagcagaaaatTACTGAAGAGCACAGCACCACTACTGTTCACTTGATTATCCAGAATGTGGTGGAAGACATAGAAAAACCGACTAAAACAGAGACTACTCAGGTTCAGGACACACCAAGTATGGAAAGCTCCCTGGCGGAGGAGACATCGCCGACAACAACTATGAAAGATAAAACATTGCAGGACACAGCAGTTCATAAGAAGCCTGAAGATGCTGAGCCCCAGGTAGAAGAGAAAGCAGATACAGAGAAGACAGAAGATGAACATGCACAGCAAGTTCCTGCAGAAGAGGTCAAAGAAGCTGTAGTGGACAGTAAAATGACAGAAGAATCTCTAATGTCCACAGTCGCTGAACAACATGTGAAGATGGTGCTAGAAGCAGTTCAGGTGGAAACTATGGATACAGTCCAGtttaaaacagcagaagagTGTGTGGTTCCTGTAGGGATTCATCAAGAAGATGTATCTGTGCAGTCTCcattcaaaaacaaacaggaaatagATGAGATGGCGCAGGATGGagaaatgaaagttaaaaagcagcaaaaagtggaaaaagaaggTATGGAAATTCACGAAAAGGCAAAAGGAGAGGAAGCAGATAAGGCTTGGAGTCAGGAGGAGAAGAAGCCAATGGTGGACATTCGGGAAAAGACAGAAAGTGAAGAAGGAAAAAGTCAAGTAGAGGCAGAGCCAAAGAAACCAGTCAGGCTTGCTGAGTCAGTAGTGGCTCAAGAGTCTCAGGAGCCAGAGGCTGTTGAAGCCACTGCTGTTGTAACTACAGGCCAAAAACTGATTTGTCCAACTTTAACAACCCACCCTGTGGAGAAGGAAGAAGTTGTGGTACAGGAGGAGAGCATCAAAGTGGAAACTGGGCCAGCGCCAGTTGCGGAGACACAAGATGTAGCATCTGACATGGTTTCGGACGAGCCAGAAGAGGTTGAAAAGGTGCTGAAGGACACGGATGAGGAGGTGCAGCTTGAGGCCACTGCTGTTGTCACCACAGTCGAAATACTGTTGTGTCCAGCTCAAGCTCTGGAGGAAAAAGTAGTAACTCAAGAGGAGAGCACCATGGTGGAAACTGAGCCAGAATCAACCTCTAAGACACAAACAGAGGAGTCAAAGGCCGTTTCAGAGGAGccaaaagagacagaaaaggaGCAACATGAAGCCACTGCTGTAGTAACTACAATCCAGACGTTAGTATGTCCAGCTTTACCAACTCAAACTGTGGAGAAGGAAGAAGTGGCTCCTCAGGAGAAGAGCACCGTGGTGGAAACTGAACCGGAATCAACCTCTAAGACGCAAATGGACGAGTCGAAGGCCGTTTCAGAGAAGCCAAAAGAGGCTGAAAAACAGGAGGAGCAACATGAAGCCACTGCCGTAGTAACTACAGTCCAAACATTAGTGTGTCCAGCTTTACCAACTCAAACTGTGGAGAAGGAAGAAGTGGTTCCTCAGAAGAAGAGCACCGTGGTGGAAACTGAGCCAGAATCAACCTCTAAGACACAAACGGAAGAGTCCAAGGCCATTTCAGAGGAGccaaaagagacagaagaagaGGAGCAACATGAAGCCACTGCTGTAGTAACTACAGTCCAAACATTAGTGTGTACAGCTTTACCAACTCAAACTGTGGAGAAGGAAGAAGTGGTTCCTCAGGAGAAGAGCACCGTGGTGGAAACTGAGCCGGAATCAACCTCTAAGACACAAGTGGACGAGTCGAAGACTGTTTCGGAGAAGccaaaagagacagaaaaggaGAAACATGAAGCCACTGCTGTAGTAACTACAGTCCAAACATTAGTGTGTCCAGCTTTACCAACTCAAACTGTGGAGAAGGAAGAAGTGGTTCCTCAGGAGAAGAGCACCGTGGTGGAAACTGAGCCAGAATCAACCTCTAAGACACAAGTGGACGAGTCGAAGACTGTTTCGGAGAAGccaaaagagacagaaaaggaGAAACATGAAGCCACTGCTGTAGTAACTACAGTCCAAACATTAGTGTGTCCAGCTTTACCAACTCAAACTGTGGAGAAGGAAGAAGTGGTTCCTCAGGAGAAGAGCACCGTGGTGGAAACTGAGCCAGAATCAACCTCTAAGGCGCAAGTGGACGAGTTGAAGGCTGCTTCAGAGAAGCCAGAAGAGGATGACCAACTTGAAGCCACTGCTGAAGTAACTGCAGTCCAAACATCACCTGGtaaaacccaagcagacacaggtAAAGACTCAGACATCCccacaaaggcagcagatgttaaaaaagaagagagaacTGACCAGGAGTCTGCAGAGAAGGTGAAAATTCAATCAGCTGTTGTTTACGCTAAAGGCAAGGTAGAAGTTTCTGAACCGGAGGTCATCGATCACTGTGAAAGTGTTGAAATCGTGCAGATGGAGGCTGCGGTAGAGTTCGCTGTTCAAACCGGAAAAATCCAAGTAGAAAAGGGCGGTGcaggcagcagcactgaacCAAGCTCAAAGGACGAAGTAGCTTCCGCAGACTGTAAAGAAGCAGAACACCAGAAGCCAGAGCCATCGGCAGGTGACAAGGACGCATGCAAGCTACCGAAATCAGAAGAAGCACGCCATCAAGAGTCTCTAGCTGGAGATGCACCAGGCCGAGAAGTCTCTGCTCAGAATGGCACGAGTTCACAGCCCGAAGGCAAGGATAAATCGGAAGAAAAGGGGCACGCTTCAACAGAAAGCCGTGAAGAAGCGAAGTCGAAGGGCGAGGAGGTGGGCGAAGGGCAGCTGGCCACCACGGCGGAGGCCGCGGGGGCAGCGGCGGTGGGAGAGAAGGCTGCGGAGCTCACTCTTCTTAAAGAGGCCCTTGAGATCACCGGGGACGTCCTACTAGAGACTGTCAGCGAAATAGAGTCGGTGTCGTCCGAGCTGACGGCAGCATCCTGA